The Trueperaceae bacterium DNA segment CCTCCCGTGTCCGGATCGGGGCCGAGATCCGCCCGGCTGCCACGCTCTCGGTGGGCGTTCAGAGGTCTTCCACCAGCAACGGGGCCGAGGGGTGTTCGCTGCCGCCGACCGGCTCGAGGGTTATGGCCAGGCTCGACGCCTCGGTCACCGGCTCGGTCAGCATGGTGCGGCCTTCGACCACGGCCAGGGAGAACGGGCCGTCTTCGCGCAGGGCCCAGAGCTGGTAGACGCCTTCCGGCGGGCGTTCGTCGAACGCGACGAAGAGACGGCCATCCGGCAGCCGCACCAGGGTTCCCAATTCCCGGCCATCCTCGTCTATGAGGCGGCTCGACAACGCCCCCGGACGCGCCTGGTACCTCTCGACCAGCCGCTCGACTCGGTCCGGACGCAGCAGCGGGCCGAGCACGAGCCAGGCAGCGACCCCGAGAGCGACTGCGATGCCGAATGCGGCCCAGCGCGAGCTGCGCTTGGCGGCGCCACGCGTGAGCCGATCGTGAGACCGCGGCGGTATTGGCGAAGCGCGCAACCGCTCTACCAGCAGCTCCACCGACCTTTCGTCGGTCCGCGCGGGCGGCAGGGTCATCACCAACCACGACAGGTCGTCCTGGATGCGCCGCACCCGCCTCGCAGCCTCCGAGTCCACCCTCAGGAAGCTCTCCACCTCGCGGGCCTGCTCGGACGACACCGTGCCGAGGGCGTAATCGATGAGCAGCGCCTCGTCGATCGTCACCGGCGCACCTCAACAGCCGCATCGTGCAGCGACGCCAACGCGCGCTTCAGGGCGGTGTGCACCGTTGCCGGCGAACGCCCGCTCCTCTCGACCAACTGACGGTGATCGTGGCCTCCGAAGAAGGCCAGTTCGAGCAGCTGCCGGGCGAGCGGGTCGAGCCGGTCCAGCGCATCGGACAAGTAAAGCGGCTCACCCGCCAGGTCGTCCGGCTGCGGAGATCCACCGCGCAGGTCCAGCGGCCCGTACCCTCCGAGGCGACGGATCGCCATCCGGTGAGCGGTCGTGACGATCCAGGTTCTGGCCCCGGCCTTCATCCGGTCGAACCGTCGCGCGCCCTCCCAGAGCCGGATGAACACCTCCTGGGTGAACTCCTGCGCTTCTCCGTCCAAGCCCATCCGTTCGGCCATCGAGACTATGAAGGGGGCGTAGCGGCGGAAGGTCTCACGAAGCGCCGCCTCGTCACGCTCGGCCATGAGCTCCACCAGATCCTCGTCGCTCGAGATCCTGATGTCGCTGGCAGGCTGCTGTTCGGCACGGCCCATGGTTGCAATCTACCCGCTCGGACCGACGTTCACCGCGGCGCGGGCACGACTCAGGGCTACCGCCGGGTCGAGTGGCTGCGAACGGGCAGGACTGGCTGCCGGTGGTACAATCGAGCCCACTGGAGGTATTCCATGCCGCGAATCGGTCCGCTCGGTATCTGGGAGATTCTGATCATCCTCGTGGTGATCCTGCTCATTTTCGGTCCACGTCGCCTGCCCGAGATGGCGAAGGGCATCGGCCAGTCGGTGAGAGAGTTCCGCAAAGGCATCCGTGACATGAAGGACGACTTCGAAGCCGGGGCCAACGAGAAGCCCGCCAAGGCGCAGGCCAGCGAGAGCAGGGCGGCGACCGTCGGCGACAGCGCGGCCAAGCAGGAGAAGGGCGCCGATGACGACGCCAAGGCCAAGGTAGAAAGCAAGACCGCCGACCAGTCGGCCTGATCCGAGAAACGTCCTGTCCCACGCCCCTGCTGCAACCATGACAGGTCGCGCCCGATGGGCGCCGGGCACCTGTCGCCACGGATGATCGCGTGACGCTGATCGATCACTTCGAAGAGCTGCGCACGCGGCTCTTCATCGCCCTGGGCGCCTGGATCGTCGGCTCCGGCGTCGCCTTCTACTTCCTGGACAGACTACTCGGGTGGATCCAGGAGCCGTTGCCTCCGAACATGTCGCTCACGGCGTTCGGCTTCCTCGAGCCGTTCCTGGTGGCGATGCAGATCGCCTCCTTCTTCGGCCTGGTCCTGGCCGCGCCGATAATCGGAGGCCAGATCTGGGGCTTCGTAGCGCCCGGCCTCTATCCGGAGGAGCGGCGCTGGGCCGTCCCGTTCATACTCCTTACCGCGATCGCGTTCAGCGGCGGAGTCGTATTCGCCCGCTACGTGGTCCTGCCGTTCTCGATCCCCATAATCCTCGGTTTCCTGGGACCCGAAGTCGCCGTCCTCCCGTCGATCGGCGACTACA contains these protein-coding regions:
- a CDS encoding anti-sigma factor, encoding MTIDEALLIDYALGTVSSEQAREVESFLRVDSEAARRVRRIQDDLSWLVMTLPPARTDERSVELLVERLRASPIPPRSHDRLTRGAAKRSSRWAAFGIAVALGVAAWLVLGPLLRPDRVERLVERYQARPGALSSRLIDEDGRELGTLVRLPDGRLFVAFDERPPEGVYQLWALREDGPFSLAVVEGRTMLTEPVTEASSLAITLEPVGGSEHPSAPLLVEDL
- a CDS encoding sigma factor, encoding MGRAEQQPASDIRISSDEDLVELMAERDEAALRETFRRYAPFIVSMAERMGLDGEAQEFTQEVFIRLWEGARRFDRMKAGARTWIVTTAHRMAIRRLGGYGPLDLRGGSPQPDDLAGEPLYLSDALDRLDPLARQLLELAFFGGHDHRQLVERSGRSPATVHTALKRALASLHDAAVEVRR
- a CDS encoding twin-arginine translocase TatA/TatE family subunit; amino-acid sequence: MPRIGPLGIWEILIILVVILLIFGPRRLPEMAKGIGQSVREFRKGIRDMKDDFEAGANEKPAKAQASESRAATVGDSAAKQEKGADDDAKAKVESKTADQSA
- the tatC gene encoding twin-arginine translocase subunit TatC; this translates as MTLIDHFEELRTRLFIALGAWIVGSGVAFYFLDRLLGWIQEPLPPNMSLTAFGFLEPFLVAMQIASFFGLVLAAPIIGGQIWGFVAPGLYPEERRWAVPFILLTAIAFSGGVVFARYVVLPFSIPIILGFLGPEVAVLPSIGDYISKVLLIMAVFGLIFEMPVVGFLLARLGIVRARQLTSNRKWAVVVGLLVAAIITPTADPFNFGLVAIPLVVLYEVTVIVVRLSQKKEFDEREDPEPTS